Proteins from a single region of Heterodontus francisci isolate sHetFra1 chromosome 29, sHetFra1.hap1, whole genome shotgun sequence:
- the LOC137345760 gene encoding nuclear factor 7, ovary-like produces the protein MSCSVENGSYGEVLICPLCLGLFVDPVLVDCECNFCCSCIMSFRKVQGGSVCCSHCSEDAAELTLQPNRVLRNVVDKIHRLTGLQEVTEEERHLCQEHQEKLTLTCETDGMFICPVCRDSKLHKQHKFSERIEFITTCKNKGVTFLNSRNQKVVSLKIVLQKQGLEIVQTEEMGCNLICHVTQQFADLHQFFNDQEQWLMEKLEAQVESNLTGMERNLTKMHTILFSSELDITNIEVKLDQSDLTSLKEVSSWRDSRFSEETPTAMSGNVCLGTYKGPLQYKRWREMKEIIHQEFTYNVNGLTQKLSTFEVRTSKGASQKHHKATFYAKPHKVIFG, from the exons ATGTCTTGTAGTGTAGAGAATGGGAGTTATGGAGAAGTCCTCATCTGTCCCCTTTGCCTCGGGTTATTTGTTGATCCTGTCCTAGTGGACTGTGAGTGTAATTTCTGCTGCTCCTGCATTATGTCCTTTAGGAAGGTGCAGGGAGGGTCTGTCTGTTGTTCCCATTGCAGTGAGGATGCTGCAGAGTTGACCCTGCAGCCCAACCGTGTATTGAGGAATGTGGTGGACAAGATTCACAGGCTGACTGGTCTGCAGGAGGTGACTGAGGAGGAGAGGCATCTGTGCCAGGAACACCAAGAAAAACTGACCCTAACCTGTGAGACGGACGGGATGTTCATCTGCCCGGTGTGCAGGGACTCGAAACTTCACAAGCAGCACAAATTTAGTGAGAGAATTGAATTCATCACAACATGCAAG AATAAAGGAGTTACTTTCTTAAACTCACGAAACCAGAAGGTGGTCTCTTTGAAAATTGTGCTGCAGAAACAAGGACTCGAGATTGTACAAACTGAA GAAATGGGGTGCAATCTGATATGCCATGTTACACAGCAGTTTGCTGACCTGCACCAGTTCTTCAATGACCAAGAGCAATGGTTGATGGAAAAGCTGGAAGCTCAGGTGGAAAGTAACTTGACAGGAATGGAAAGAAACCTGACAAAAATGCACACGATACTCTTCTCCAGTGAGCTGGACATCACTAACATTGAGGTCAAACTGGATCAAAGTGACTTGACCTCTC tCAAGGAGGTTAGTTCTTGGAGGGACA GCAGGTTTTCTGAGGAGACGCCCACTGCTATGTCTGGGAATGTGTGCCTGGGGACATACAAAGGTCCTTTACAGTATAAACGATGGAGAGAAATGAAGGAAATCATCCATCAAG AATTCACTTACAATGTTAATGGTTTGACACAGAAACTGTCGACATTCGAGGTTAG aacatccaaaggtgcttcccAGAAGCATCATAAAGCAACATTTTACGCAaagccacataaagtgatattcGGATGA